In one Portunus trituberculatus isolate SZX2019 chromosome 31, ASM1759143v1, whole genome shotgun sequence genomic region, the following are encoded:
- the LOC123511077 gene encoding innexin inx2-like, with the protein MVVGLLSSLSSFLQLGGKTDIDSPVSKLHHIFTTLILLCFCLLLSASHFIGDPIHCTFNEHPLMKQEVIDTYCWQHATFTLPRHYKGAAQVHPGIGVSTSRDERVYHSYYQWVPFVIFFQADAES; encoded by the exons ATGGTGGTTGGTCTCCTCTCCAGCCTCAGCAGTTTTCTTCAGCTCGGTGGCAAAACAGACATCGACAGCCCCGTCAGCAAGCTACACCACATTTTCACTACACTTATCTTGCTATGTTTTTGTCTACTCCTCTCCGCCTCGCATTTCATCGGCGATCCCATTCA CTGCACGTTTAACGAACACCCGCTGATGAAACAGGAAGTAATTGACACTTACTGCTGGCAACATGCTACCTTCACCCTGCCGCGCCACTACAAGG GTGCGGCTCAGGTCCATCCGGGCATCGGCGTCTCCACATCCCGCGACGAGAGAGTCTACCACTCCTATTACCAGTGGGTGCCTTTCGTCATCTTCTTTCAG GCTGATGCAGAATCTTAA
- the LOC123511622 gene encoding innexin inx2-like, translating into MWEGGVVKSASADLAVPIMNKEERNDKIEMVGEYLQASLGQHNAYAMKYLCCEILNLMITITNICVTDSFLGNKFISYGTEVFSFVQMEEEKRTDPMIKLFPRMIKCTFKTVGPSGTTQKLDSLCILPQNILNEKAYLFLWLWLWILVVAGSLSILWRFFVIFVPFARINLLRKYTLGLNNNEAKVLTTYLKLGDYFLLYLLHKNVSHLAFTDLVRDLAARISGKDIESMEMSEKVAKDTKRYHLMNSPR; encoded by the coding sequence ATGTGGGAGGGCGGCGTGGTGAAATCAGCGTCCGCAGACCTGGCGGTGCCCATCATGAACAAGGAAGAACGCAACGACAAGATCGAGATGGTGGGCGAGTACCTGCAGGCCTCGCTGGGCCAGCACAATGCGTACGCCATGAAGTATCTGTGCTGCGAGATTCTCAATCTGATGATAACCATCACCAACATCTGCGTCACGGACTCCTTCCTGGGCAACAAATTCATCTCATACGGAACCGAGGTGTTCTCCTTCGtgcagatggaggaagagaagcgcaCCGACCCCATGATCAAACTGTTCCCGCGCATGATCAAGTGTACCTTCAAAACTGTAGGACCGTCCGGCACCACTCAGAAATTGGACAGTCTGTGCATCCTGCCGCAAAACATCCTCAACGAGAAGGCGTACCTATTCCTGTGGTTGTGGCTGTGGATCCTGGTGGTGGCTGgctccctctccatcctgtggCGCTTCTTTGTCATCTTCGTGCCCTTTGCGCGCATCAATCTCCTGCGCAAGTACACGCTGGGACTCAACAACAATGAGGCGAAGGTGCTCACCACGTACCTTAAGTTGGGGGACTACTTCCTGCTGTACCTGCTGCACAAGAACGTGTCGCACCTCGCCTTCACCGACCTGGTGCGGGACCTGGCGGCGCGCATCTCTGGCAAGGACATAGAGAGCATGGAGATGAGCGAGAAGGTGGCCAAGGACACCAAACGATACCACCTCATGAACTCACCTAGGTGA